In Segatella copri, the DNA window CCGAAGATATTGACGGCGGAAACCAGCAGAAAAGAGAGAAACCCCTGGAAGAGGTTCAGACGCTCGACGAGATGGAGAGCCGAATGATAGAGAAAACCATCAGGGAATGTGAAGGAAATCTGTCGGTGGTAGCCGCAAGACTGGGCATTTCCCGCCAAACGCTTTATAATAAGATTAAGCGATACGGGTTGTAGAAGGAGTTAAAGGAGTTAAGACAATAGCTTTAGTAATCATAAAGTTCAAAGCTCAAATCTCAAAGTTCAAAGTTTCTAGATGAATAATCAGTTAGCAATCATCGTTTTATTGGTGATTTTGGTAGTTCTAGTAGCAGTCAACATCTGGCTCTACCGCCACTATCGCCGGAACATCAAGAAGGTAACCTTCCTTTTTGATGCGATAGATAATGGGGATTTCTCCTTCAATTTTCCTACGGAGAAGAGGTTTAAGGAAGATAAGATTCTGCATCAATCCCTCAACCGCATCAAGCTTTTCCTGCAGCATACGAGAGAGGAGCAGATGGATCGGGAGAAATATTACGAGCAGATTCTGAATGCTGTGGATACGGGCATCCTGGTGGTGGATAGTCACGACAACATCCTGCAGCATAACCAGGCTGCCCTCCGGTTGCTCGATACGGATGTGCTTACCCACATGAACCAGGTAAAAGAGAAACTGAAGGATGAACACCTGGCAAAGCATGAGACGCAAGCCATGCTGAAAGACAAGCACGTGCGCATCATCGCCCTGAGCGACGTGAGCCACGAACTGAGCAATCAGGAGGTGGATTCTTGGATCAAGCTGATTCGTGTGCTGACCCATGAAATCATGAATACCATCACGCCGGTTACTTCGCTGAGCGAGACTCTGCTTACCCGGGTTACAGAGGATAAAGACCTGAAGCAAGGCTTGGAAACCATCCACAAAACAGGAACCGAACTGTTGGCTTTCGTCAACAACTATCGCCGTTTCACCCATGTTCCCCAGCCTCAGCCTGCTCTTTTCTATGTGGAACCATTCCTGGAAAGAATGGCGTTGCTCTGCAACCACGAAGTAGAGATAGAAGTTTCTCCCAAGGATTTGCTAGTTTACGCCGATGAGAGCCTCCTCTCTCACGTAGTAACAAATCTTCTGAAGAATGCCGTAGAAGCTTTCAGGGGAAAGGAAAGAGAAGACAAGCAGGAATGCCGCTCCGCAGATTTGCAATCCGCGGCAAGCAAGAAGGCATTTATCCGTCTCAAAGCCTATGCCAACGCCCAGGAATCCATCATCATCGACGTGAGCAACAACGCCGGTCTCATCCCCGAAGATGTAGCCTCCCACATTTTCATCCCGTTCTTCACCACGAAGCCGGAAGGAAGCGGAATCGGTCTCTCCCTCTCCCGCCAAATCATGCGAGTAAGCGGCGGCAGCCTCTCGCTCCATCAGGACAAGGCACAGGGAATCACCACCTTCCGCATCATCATTCCATAACACAAGCACATTTTTTGAGAGAAAAGTTTGGTGCTTATCCATAAAAATCGTATCTTTGTCCCCACAAATACAGAAGATTATGGCATTCGAAAAGGAAATCAAGGAATACGAGGATTTGAGACGCAAATATCAAACCCTTATCATCAATAAAATGGATAGAGAAGAGTACATCAAATATAACGAAGTACTCTTCTCTACCCATTCGTGCGCCATTGAAGGCAACTCATTCTCCGTAGATGATACCCGGGAACTGAAGGAGAAAGGCCTGGGGATGATTCCTGCCGGAAAGACTCTCTTCGAGGCTTTCGAAATGCTTGACCACTTCGAAGCCTTTGAGTACATGATGCAAAACACGCAGCATCCACTCGACGAGAATTTTCTGAAAGAAATCAACAGGCGGGTTACCAGCCATACGCTTTCCTATCGTTCTCCAGAAGCTATTCCGGGCGAATACACCACCACAGACATGGCAGCAGGCGATACGGTATTTGGCGACCACGAAGAACTCATCGCCAGAGTTCCCAAGCTGTTGGAATCTACCGAAAAAGCCATCGTTTCAGCAGCCGTTCATCCCATGATTCTTGCCGCCCGCTTCCATGGCTTCTACGAATATCTTCATCCCTTCCGTGATGGGAATGGAAGAACAGGACGACTCGTCAGCAACTACATTCTCTTAAGATTGAATCATCCTCTCCTTATCATCCCATCCGAAGCCCGACAGGAATACATTTCTGCCCTCCGTATGATTCGTACGGAAGCAACCGACGAGCACCTCATCCGCTTCTTCTTCAAGATGGCAATACAAAGAATGGAAGAAGAGCTGAAGCAGAAAGAGGCCAACACCAAGCGATTTATGACATTCCTCTTCTAATGAAGCATAGCGTCATACGCTCAGAAGTGCCAGAAGCACTAAAGCTGATTGCCCTCCTCCACAATCTGTCCATCAAACAGGCGGATGGTGCGATGGGCTATCTTGGCATCATGCTCATTATGCGTTACCATGACGATGGTGGTGCCCTCGTGGTTCAGCTCGGTAAGCAGATGCATCACCTCGGCTCCATTCTTGGAATCGAGGTTACCCGTAGGCTCATCGGCTAGGATGAGCTTCGGACCGAAGACCACGGCACGGGCGATGGCTACTCGCTGCTGCTGACCACCTGATAGCTGGTGAGGGAAGTGCTTGGCACGATGGCTGATGGCCATTCGCTTCATAATCGCCTGCACCTTTGCCTTGCGCTCCGCCTTCGGAATGTTGAGGTAAGTAAGAGGAAGCTCGATGTTCTCCTCTACATTCAATTCATCTATCAGGTTGAAGCTCTGGAACACAAAACCGATTTCTCCCTTTCTCACATCCGTACG includes these proteins:
- a CDS encoding sensor histidine kinase, with translation MNNQLAIIVLLVILVVLVAVNIWLYRHYRRNIKKVTFLFDAIDNGDFSFNFPTEKRFKEDKILHQSLNRIKLFLQHTREEQMDREKYYEQILNAVDTGILVVDSHDNILQHNQAALRLLDTDVLTHMNQVKEKLKDEHLAKHETQAMLKDKHVRIIALSDVSHELSNQEVDSWIKLIRVLTHEIMNTITPVTSLSETLLTRVTEDKDLKQGLETIHKTGTELLAFVNNYRRFTHVPQPQPALFYVEPFLERMALLCNHEVEIEVSPKDLLVYADESLLSHVVTNLLKNAVEAFRGKEREDKQECRSADLQSAASKKAFIRLKAYANAQESIIIDVSNNAGLIPEDVASHIFIPFFTTKPEGSGIGLSLSRQIMRVSGGSLSLHQDKAQGITTFRIIIP
- a CDS encoding ABC transporter ATP-binding protein, with the protein product MLKIENLCKSFRTEDVETIALNNVSFTVEDGEFVAIMGPSGCGKSTLLNILGLLDNPTSGKYFLGNHEVANLKEKERTDVRKGEIGFVFQSFNLIDELNVEENIELPLTYLNIPKAERKAKVQAIMKRMAISHRAKHFPHQLSGGQQQRVAIARAVVFGPKLILADEPTGNLDSKNGAEVMHLLTELNHEGTTIVMVTHNEHDAKIAHRTIRLFDGQIVEEGNQL
- a CDS encoding Fic family protein produces the protein MAFEKEIKEYEDLRRKYQTLIINKMDREEYIKYNEVLFSTHSCAIEGNSFSVDDTRELKEKGLGMIPAGKTLFEAFEMLDHFEAFEYMMQNTQHPLDENFLKEINRRVTSHTLSYRSPEAIPGEYTTTDMAAGDTVFGDHEELIARVPKLLESTEKAIVSAAVHPMILAARFHGFYEYLHPFRDGNGRTGRLVSNYILLRLNHPLLIIPSEARQEYISALRMIRTEATDEHLIRFFFKMAIQRMEEELKQKEANTKRFMTFLF